One stretch of Mangifera indica cultivar Alphonso chromosome 9, CATAS_Mindica_2.1, whole genome shotgun sequence DNA includes these proteins:
- the LOC123226488 gene encoding small polypeptide DEVIL 13-like gives MEEKWKLSKKDCSTSHASTSKSSSFTRSFSTRSTSSKSPLLQKSSSSKHALPRSFSHKGSSSFSQKCTSLAKEKKARFYIMRRCVAMLVCWHKHGDS, from the coding sequence ATGGAGGAGAAGTGGAAACTTTCGAAGAAAGATTGTTCAACTAGTCATGCATCCACTTCCAAGTCTTCTTCATTCACAAGAAGTTTTTCAACAAGGAGTACTTCTTCTAAGTCTCCACTCTTGCAGAAGAGTTCTTCATCTAAACATGCTCTTCCTCGCAGTTTTTCACACAAGGGTTCTTCATCTTTTTCGCAAAAGTGTACAAGTTTGGCCAAGGAAAAGAAGGCAAGGTTTTATATCATGAGGCGCTGTGTTGCCATGCTCGTTTGCTGGCATAAACATGGTGATTCTTGA
- the LOC123225552 gene encoding pumilio homolog 2-like isoform X1: MLSELGRRPMIGGNNGSFGDDLEKEIGLLLREQRSRQESDDRERELNLCRSGSAPPTVEGSLSAFGGLYGGAFGANSTSFLEFSRGKLGNNNNGFSSEEELRSDPAYLSYYYSNVNLNPRLPPPLLSKEDWRFAQRLRGESSVLGGMGDRRKVNIGPDNGGGGSRSLFSMPPGFDSRKQESELEPEKVRGSVDWGGDGLIGLSGIGLGNKQKSLAEIFQDDLGRTTPGTGNPSRPASRNAFDENLETIGTAEAELANLRSGANVQGSSTVHTIGTLSSYSYAAALGASLSRSTTPDRQLVARATSPCPTPIGGVRVGASEKRGMMSPNSFSAVSSGMNASSDLVAALSGMNLSTNGVIDDENQLSQQIEQDVENQRNYLFAVQGGKNHNKQQNYPKKSESRQLSMPSAHQSGKMSYADLGKSNGGGLDLNNSSFVAYRQAELQNSAVPTNNSYLKGSLISTLNGGSGLPAQYQHIDGMQNYGLSGYSLNPSLASVMASQPGAGNLPPLHENVAAASAMAVHGMDSRVLGGGLAAGQNLNAASDSQNLSRFGNQMAGGALQGSFVDPMYLQYLRTSEYAAQLAALNDPSVDRNFLSNSYMNLLELHQAYLGVLLSPQKSQYGFPLGGKSGGSNHLGYGGSSAFGLGMSYPGSPLANPVISISSVGHGSPIRHNEPNLLFSGMRNLAGGVMGPWNLDGSIDDHFGSSLLEEFKGNKTKSFELSEIAGHVVEFSSADQYGSRFIQQKLETATMEEKNMVYQEIMPQALALMTDVFGNYVIQKFFEHGLASQRRELASKLFGHVLTLSLQMYGCRVIQKAIEVVHLDQKIKIVEELDGHVMRCVRDQNGNHVIQKCIECVPEENIQFIVTTFFDQVVTLSTHPYGCRVIQRILEHCKDPKTQSKVMDEILGNVSNLAQDQYGNYVVQHVLEHGKPHERSIIIEELAGKIVEMSQQKFASNVVEKCLTFGGPTERLLLVNEMLGSTDENEPLQAMMKDQFANYVVQKVLETCDDQQRELILSRIKVHLNALKKYTYGKHIVARVEKLVAAGERRIAAQSPQPA, translated from the exons ATGTTATCTGAATTGGGGAGGAGACCGATGATAGGTGGAAACAACGGTTCGTTTGGTGATGATTTGGAGAAGGAAATAGGATTATTGCTCCGTGAACAGCGTAGTAGACAAGAGTCTGATGATCGTGAGCGTGAGCTTAACTTGTGTAGAAGTGGTTCAGCACCACCGACTGTGGAGGGTTCTCTGAGTGCTTTTGGTGGCTTATATGGCGGCGCTTTTGGTGCGAATAGCACATCCTTCTTGGAGTTTTCTAGGGGTAAACTTGGAAATAATAATAACGGTTTTTCTTCTGAGGAGGAGCTTAGGTCTGATCCAGCTTATCTCTCATATTACTACTCTAATGTGAATCTGAACCCCAGGCTTCCGCCTCCTTTGCTTTCTAAGGAGGATTGGAGATTTGCTCAGAGATTGAGAGGAGAGAGCTCAGTGTTGGGTGGGATGGGAGATAGGCGGAAAGTGAATATAGGACCTGataatggtggtggtggtagtaGGTCTTTATTTTCTATGCCACCAGGGTTTGATTCAAGGAAACAAGAGAGTGAGCTGGAGCCTGAGAAGGTTCGCGGCTCAGTGGATTGGGGTGGTGATGGACTTATTGGCTTATCGGGAATAGGACTCGGCAACAAACAGAAGAGCCTTGCTGAAATCTTTCAG GATGACTTGGGGAGAACAACACCTGGCACAGGGAACCCATCTCGTCCTGCTAGTCGTAATGCTTTTGACGAAAACCTTGAGACCATTGGTACTGCTGAAGCTGAACTGGCTAATCTGCGATCTGGTGCAAATGTTCAAGGCTCATCCACTGTCCACACTATTGGCACACTTTCTTCATATTCATATGCGGCTGCTTTAGGTGCTTCCTTGTCTAGAAGTACCACTCCTGATCGCCAACTTGTTGCTAGAGCAACTAGTCCTTGCCCAACACCAATTGGTGGAGTGAGAGTTGGTGCCTCAGAAAAGAGAGGCATGATGAGTCCAAACTCATTTTCAGCAGTCTCCTCTGGCATGAATGCGTCTTCAGATCTGGTAGCTGCTTTGTCTGGCATGAACTTGTCAACAAATGGAGTGATAGATGATGAAAACCAACTGTCTCAACAGATAGAACAGGATGTTGAGAATCAGCGAAATTATTTGTTTGCTGTGCAGGGTGGTAAGAATCATAACAAGCAACAGAATTACCCCAAAAAATCAGAATCTCGGCAATTATCTATGCCTTCAGCTCATCAATCAGGTAAAATGTCTTACGCTGATTTGGGTAAGAGTAATGGAGGTGGCTTGGACCTGAACAACTCATCCTTTGTGGCTTATAGGCAAGCTGAACTACAAAACTCTGCTGTTCCTACTAATAATTCGTACTTGAAAGGATCATTGATATCCACTCTTAATGGTGGAAGTGGTTTACCTGCTCAGTATCAGCACATAGATGGTATGCAAAACTATGGATTAAGTGGTTACTCCCTGAATCCATCTTTGGCCTCTGTCATGGCTAGCCAACCTGGTGCTGGTAATCTGCCACCATTACATGAAAATGTTGCTGCAGCATCAGCTATGGCAGTCCATGGAATGGATTCAAGAGTTCTTGGAGGAGGTTTGGCTGCTGGACAAAATCTAAACGCAGCATCTGACTCACAGAATCTCAGTAGATTTGGGAATCAAATGGCTGGGGGTGCACTTCAGGGCTCATTTGTCGACCCAATGTATCTCCAGTACTTGAGAACTTCTGAATATGCTGCTCAGCTTGCAGCTCTTAATGATCCCTCAGTGGATAGGAACTTCCTCAGCAATTCATACATGAATCTTCTTGAACTGCACCAAGCGTATCTTGGAGTTCTGCTTTCACCTCAGAAATCACAGTATGGTTTTCCATTAGGCGGTAAGTCTGGTGGTTCTAATCATCTGGGTTATGGTGGAAGCTCTGCCTTTGGGCTTGGGATGTCCTATCCAGGTAGTCCTTTGGCAAATCCTGTTATTTCAATCTCCTCAGTGGGACATGGTAGTCCTATCAGACACAATGAGCCAAACTTACTCTTTTCTGGGATGAGAAACTTAGCTGGGGGGGTCATGGGACCTTGGAATTTGGATGGTAGTATTGATGATCACTTTGGGTCGTCTTTGCTAGAAGAGTTCAAGGGCAACAAAACAAAGTCTTTTGAACTTTCAGAAATTGCAGGCCATGTCGTAGAGTTCAG CAGTGCAGATCAGTATGGTAGCCGATTCATTCAACAAAAACTTGAAACAGCCACTATGGAAGAGAAGAACATGGTTTATCAGGAAATCATGCCTCAAGCTCTTGCTTTGATGACTGATGTATTTGGTAATTATGTCATTCAGAAG TTTTTTGAGCATGGTCTTGCATCTCAGCGAAGAGAGCTTGCAAGCAAGCTTTTTGGTCACGTTTTAACCCTTAGCCTTCAAATGTATGGTTGCCGAGTGATCCAGAAG GCCATAGAAGTTGTTCATCtggatcagaaaataaaaatagttgaaGAACTTGATGGTCATGTGATGCGTTGTGTTCGTGACCAGAATGGAAATCATGTCATCCAGAAATGTATTGAATGTGTTCCTGAAGAGAATATTCAATTTATTGTCACAACATTTTTTGATCAAGTTGTAACCCTTTCTACCCATCCTTACGGGTGTCGTGTAATACAG AGAATACTGGAACACTGCAAGGACCCCAAAACGCAGAGTAAGGTTATGGATGAGATCCTAGGAAATGTCAGCAACCTAGCACAGGATCAGTATGGCAATTACGTCGTTCAG CATGTCCTGGAGCATGGGAAGCCACATGAGCGTTCTATTATAATTGAGGAGTTAGCTGGGAAGATAGTTGAAATGAGTCAGCAGAAATTTGCTTCCAATGTTGTCGAGAAGTGTTTAACTTTTGGTGGCCCTACTGAACGTCTGTTACTGGTGAATGAGATGCTTGGCTCTACTGATGAGAATGAGCCTCTTCAG GCAATGATGAAAGATCAGTTTGCAAACTATGTTGTACAAAAAGTTTTGGAGACCTGTGATGACCAACAGCGAGAGTTGATCCTTTCACGAATTAAAGTTCATCTGAATGCTTTAAAGAAGTACACTTATGGAAAGCATATTGTTGCACGTGTAGAGAAACTTGTTGCTGCTGGGG AAAGGAGAATTGCTGCTCAGTCTCCACAGCCCGCTTAA
- the LOC123225552 gene encoding pumilio homolog 2-like isoform X2 — protein MLSELGRRPMIGGNNGSFGDDLEKEIGLLLREQRSRQESDDRERELNLCRSGSAPPTVEGSLSAFGGLYGGAFGANSTSFLEFSRGKLGNNNNGFSSEEELRSDPAYLSYYYSNVNLNPRLPPPLLSKEDWRFAQRLRGESSVLGGMGDRRKVNIGPDNGGGGSRSLFSMPPGFDSRKQESELEPEKVRGSVDWGGDGLIGLSGIGLGNKQKSLAEIFQDDLGRTTPGTGNPSRPASRNAFDENLETIGTAEAELANLRSGANVQGSSTVHTIGTLSSYSYAAALGASLSRSTTPDRQLVARATSPCPTPIGGVRVGASEKRGMMSPNSFSAVSSGMNASSDLVAALSGMNLSTNGVIDDENQLSQQIEQDVENQRNYLFAVQGGKNHNKQQNYPKKSESRQLSMPSAHQSGKMSYADLGKSNGGGLDLNNSSFVAYRQAELQNSAVPTNNSYLKGSLISTLNGGSGLPAQYQHIDGMQNYGLSGYSLNPSLASVMASQPGAGNLPPLHENVAAASAMAVHGMDSRVLGGGLAAGQNLNAASDSQNLSRFGNQMAGGALQGSFVDPMYLQYLRTSEYAAQLAALNDPSVDRNFLSNSYMNLLELHQAYLGVLLSPQKSQYGFPLGGKSGGSNHLGYGGSSAFGLGMSYPGSPLANPVISISSVGHGSPIRHNEPNLLFSGMRNLAGGVMGPWNLDGSIDDHFGSSLLEEFKGNKTKSFELSEIAGHVVEFSADQYGSRFIQQKLETATMEEKNMVYQEIMPQALALMTDVFGNYVIQKFFEHGLASQRRELASKLFGHVLTLSLQMYGCRVIQKAIEVVHLDQKIKIVEELDGHVMRCVRDQNGNHVIQKCIECVPEENIQFIVTTFFDQVVTLSTHPYGCRVIQRILEHCKDPKTQSKVMDEILGNVSNLAQDQYGNYVVQHVLEHGKPHERSIIIEELAGKIVEMSQQKFASNVVEKCLTFGGPTERLLLVNEMLGSTDENEPLQAMMKDQFANYVVQKVLETCDDQQRELILSRIKVHLNALKKYTYGKHIVARVEKLVAAGERRIAAQSPQPA, from the exons ATGTTATCTGAATTGGGGAGGAGACCGATGATAGGTGGAAACAACGGTTCGTTTGGTGATGATTTGGAGAAGGAAATAGGATTATTGCTCCGTGAACAGCGTAGTAGACAAGAGTCTGATGATCGTGAGCGTGAGCTTAACTTGTGTAGAAGTGGTTCAGCACCACCGACTGTGGAGGGTTCTCTGAGTGCTTTTGGTGGCTTATATGGCGGCGCTTTTGGTGCGAATAGCACATCCTTCTTGGAGTTTTCTAGGGGTAAACTTGGAAATAATAATAACGGTTTTTCTTCTGAGGAGGAGCTTAGGTCTGATCCAGCTTATCTCTCATATTACTACTCTAATGTGAATCTGAACCCCAGGCTTCCGCCTCCTTTGCTTTCTAAGGAGGATTGGAGATTTGCTCAGAGATTGAGAGGAGAGAGCTCAGTGTTGGGTGGGATGGGAGATAGGCGGAAAGTGAATATAGGACCTGataatggtggtggtggtagtaGGTCTTTATTTTCTATGCCACCAGGGTTTGATTCAAGGAAACAAGAGAGTGAGCTGGAGCCTGAGAAGGTTCGCGGCTCAGTGGATTGGGGTGGTGATGGACTTATTGGCTTATCGGGAATAGGACTCGGCAACAAACAGAAGAGCCTTGCTGAAATCTTTCAG GATGACTTGGGGAGAACAACACCTGGCACAGGGAACCCATCTCGTCCTGCTAGTCGTAATGCTTTTGACGAAAACCTTGAGACCATTGGTACTGCTGAAGCTGAACTGGCTAATCTGCGATCTGGTGCAAATGTTCAAGGCTCATCCACTGTCCACACTATTGGCACACTTTCTTCATATTCATATGCGGCTGCTTTAGGTGCTTCCTTGTCTAGAAGTACCACTCCTGATCGCCAACTTGTTGCTAGAGCAACTAGTCCTTGCCCAACACCAATTGGTGGAGTGAGAGTTGGTGCCTCAGAAAAGAGAGGCATGATGAGTCCAAACTCATTTTCAGCAGTCTCCTCTGGCATGAATGCGTCTTCAGATCTGGTAGCTGCTTTGTCTGGCATGAACTTGTCAACAAATGGAGTGATAGATGATGAAAACCAACTGTCTCAACAGATAGAACAGGATGTTGAGAATCAGCGAAATTATTTGTTTGCTGTGCAGGGTGGTAAGAATCATAACAAGCAACAGAATTACCCCAAAAAATCAGAATCTCGGCAATTATCTATGCCTTCAGCTCATCAATCAGGTAAAATGTCTTACGCTGATTTGGGTAAGAGTAATGGAGGTGGCTTGGACCTGAACAACTCATCCTTTGTGGCTTATAGGCAAGCTGAACTACAAAACTCTGCTGTTCCTACTAATAATTCGTACTTGAAAGGATCATTGATATCCACTCTTAATGGTGGAAGTGGTTTACCTGCTCAGTATCAGCACATAGATGGTATGCAAAACTATGGATTAAGTGGTTACTCCCTGAATCCATCTTTGGCCTCTGTCATGGCTAGCCAACCTGGTGCTGGTAATCTGCCACCATTACATGAAAATGTTGCTGCAGCATCAGCTATGGCAGTCCATGGAATGGATTCAAGAGTTCTTGGAGGAGGTTTGGCTGCTGGACAAAATCTAAACGCAGCATCTGACTCACAGAATCTCAGTAGATTTGGGAATCAAATGGCTGGGGGTGCACTTCAGGGCTCATTTGTCGACCCAATGTATCTCCAGTACTTGAGAACTTCTGAATATGCTGCTCAGCTTGCAGCTCTTAATGATCCCTCAGTGGATAGGAACTTCCTCAGCAATTCATACATGAATCTTCTTGAACTGCACCAAGCGTATCTTGGAGTTCTGCTTTCACCTCAGAAATCACAGTATGGTTTTCCATTAGGCGGTAAGTCTGGTGGTTCTAATCATCTGGGTTATGGTGGAAGCTCTGCCTTTGGGCTTGGGATGTCCTATCCAGGTAGTCCTTTGGCAAATCCTGTTATTTCAATCTCCTCAGTGGGACATGGTAGTCCTATCAGACACAATGAGCCAAACTTACTCTTTTCTGGGATGAGAAACTTAGCTGGGGGGGTCATGGGACCTTGGAATTTGGATGGTAGTATTGATGATCACTTTGGGTCGTCTTTGCTAGAAGAGTTCAAGGGCAACAAAACAAAGTCTTTTGAACTTTCAGAAATTGCAGGCCATGTCGTAGAGTTCAG TGCAGATCAGTATGGTAGCCGATTCATTCAACAAAAACTTGAAACAGCCACTATGGAAGAGAAGAACATGGTTTATCAGGAAATCATGCCTCAAGCTCTTGCTTTGATGACTGATGTATTTGGTAATTATGTCATTCAGAAG TTTTTTGAGCATGGTCTTGCATCTCAGCGAAGAGAGCTTGCAAGCAAGCTTTTTGGTCACGTTTTAACCCTTAGCCTTCAAATGTATGGTTGCCGAGTGATCCAGAAG GCCATAGAAGTTGTTCATCtggatcagaaaataaaaatagttgaaGAACTTGATGGTCATGTGATGCGTTGTGTTCGTGACCAGAATGGAAATCATGTCATCCAGAAATGTATTGAATGTGTTCCTGAAGAGAATATTCAATTTATTGTCACAACATTTTTTGATCAAGTTGTAACCCTTTCTACCCATCCTTACGGGTGTCGTGTAATACAG AGAATACTGGAACACTGCAAGGACCCCAAAACGCAGAGTAAGGTTATGGATGAGATCCTAGGAAATGTCAGCAACCTAGCACAGGATCAGTATGGCAATTACGTCGTTCAG CATGTCCTGGAGCATGGGAAGCCACATGAGCGTTCTATTATAATTGAGGAGTTAGCTGGGAAGATAGTTGAAATGAGTCAGCAGAAATTTGCTTCCAATGTTGTCGAGAAGTGTTTAACTTTTGGTGGCCCTACTGAACGTCTGTTACTGGTGAATGAGATGCTTGGCTCTACTGATGAGAATGAGCCTCTTCAG GCAATGATGAAAGATCAGTTTGCAAACTATGTTGTACAAAAAGTTTTGGAGACCTGTGATGACCAACAGCGAGAGTTGATCCTTTCACGAATTAAAGTTCATCTGAATGCTTTAAAGAAGTACACTTATGGAAAGCATATTGTTGCACGTGTAGAGAAACTTGTTGCTGCTGGGG AAAGGAGAATTGCTGCTCAGTCTCCACAGCCCGCTTAA